In the Sulfitobacter sp. S223 genome, one interval contains:
- a CDS encoding glycosyltransferase, producing the protein MSDAPTRMNYVLLANSRPDKGFDLILDVAERLPNVSFVTIANQKSIEAGIAQIDSRGLKNVEIISKVEDMTPLYLGAHVVAVPSYQFKETFGRVPIEAHRFGKPVIGSTEGNVPYLLTESGIVLPEDADAWATEISRLYDDPEYYAQCVQRAHENAIRYSAARQRDAQRNVFDFMRKPVLVGVGSGIGNLLHCGPMLTAIARHIGAPVDVVVAEDYSGSLFLLQRDGIVNAVHRMGPALLERYYDTVFLSHCFGSARMRFNSPNVLYSRDWNMFRPGETSHESLFNLEAVEAMMGVPYDPATFANDYYVSNINHTWTQGRVIGIHGGSKPGYWSSKRWTGFEELVPRLTAEGWELRSFGVADEYVEGAQDYTGGTIEEMVSEIRACNYFISNDSGVMNIAHALGIPVLSLFAPTDVATRAPLRSNCISLSAQRDCTPCEVTDIERFRSGECKCISDISVEDVMQAFRHLCQD; encoded by the coding sequence TCGCAGAACGTCTACCCAACGTGTCCTTTGTGACAATCGCCAATCAAAAATCCATCGAAGCAGGCATTGCCCAGATCGATAGCCGAGGGCTGAAAAACGTCGAGATCATCTCGAAGGTAGAGGATATGACCCCCCTCTATCTTGGGGCCCATGTGGTCGCGGTTCCAAGCTATCAGTTCAAGGAAACCTTCGGACGCGTCCCCATTGAGGCACATCGCTTTGGCAAACCGGTCATCGGATCGACCGAAGGCAACGTGCCGTATCTGTTGACTGAATCCGGGATCGTTTTGCCCGAAGATGCTGATGCATGGGCCACCGAAATCTCGCGGCTTTATGACGACCCCGAGTATTACGCACAATGCGTCCAGCGCGCCCATGAAAACGCCATCCGCTACTCTGCTGCCAGACAGCGCGATGCGCAGCGAAATGTCTTTGATTTCATGCGCAAGCCTGTGTTGGTCGGTGTCGGGTCAGGGATCGGCAATCTGCTGCATTGCGGGCCAATGCTGACTGCCATCGCGCGGCACATTGGCGCGCCGGTCGATGTTGTCGTGGCCGAGGACTACAGCGGGAGCCTGTTTCTGCTGCAACGCGACGGGATTGTGAATGCGGTGCACCGGATGGGACCAGCGCTTTTGGAGCGTTACTACGATACTGTCTTTCTCTCGCATTGCTTCGGGTCGGCACGGATGCGGTTCAATTCTCCGAATGTGCTCTATAGCCGGGACTGGAACATGTTCCGGCCGGGTGAGACATCGCATGAAAGCCTATTTAATCTGGAGGCCGTAGAGGCGATGATGGGGGTGCCATACGATCCCGCGACTTTTGCGAATGACTATTATGTGTCCAACATCAACCATACATGGACGCAGGGGCGGGTTATCGGCATCCATGGCGGGTCAAAACCGGGCTATTGGAGCTCGAAGCGGTGGACGGGGTTTGAAGAGCTCGTTCCGCGTCTGACAGCCGAAGGATGGGAGCTGCGTTCATTCGGGGTTGCCGATGAATATGTCGAGGGCGCACAGGATTACACCGGCGGCACAATCGAGGAAATGGTGAGTGAAATTCGCGCCTGTAATTACTTCATATCCAATGACAGCGGGGTCATGAACATTGCCCATGCTTTGGGCATTCCGGTCCTGTCCCTGTTCGCCCCGACAGATGTGGCGACGCGCGCGCCGCTAAGATCGAACTGCATCAGCCTTTCTGCACAGCGGGACTGTACGCCCTGCGAAGTCACTGACATAGAGAGGTTTCGTTCCGGAGAATGTAAGTGTATATCCGACATCTCCGTAGAGGATGTCATGCAGGCGTTTAGACATCTGTGTCAGGACTGA